The Trichomycterus rosablanca isolate fTriRos1 chromosome 6, fTriRos1.hap1, whole genome shotgun sequence DNA segment TGAGCTGTTCTGAAATTGTGAAATGTAGacccctgaccatgagcttgttggatgatACATTCCCAAACCATGGGTATTAATATGAAAAACAACCCTACCTTCCCCCAAAACTGAAGTGAAGTATTGAAATATGTgcacccattcagtcaaaaaaacatttgtgataTTGGACAAGAACACCTGAAGTGCATtcaaaattttaattaattctaaATCTGTTTGTCAGGCATTTTTTTCCCagacaataaacaataataaacagtgtagggctgcacgatatatagtttcagcatcgtcatcgcaatgtgtgcatgcgcaatagtcacattgcaggacgtgcgatgtcacttaatgcaaattaaatcaaatacgtcatgctacaacttttttgctgcttgacacaaaatgaaaattcatcgggtttcgcgtttagcatttagcatcttgccattaaaaccaatggaatgaggtgggacagtgctaacatgtcaatataacatctcgattcgtgtacagaaactattacatttgctgacaagcccaaacttgcaaataaaaacacttaaacacgttaaaaatcaataattatttatttacgtttgaaaataactttgtccgcaccgtcagccttcatcactaaggacgcttccgattctcactcgttctcgagtcaaaataacattgaaatattaagatgcctcagtagtgagcttagtaAGGCATCTCGGATTTGGAACAGATGTAAAACtgctcttgtgtttgtatagtttttttcaataatgtttactacttgaagaggttttgattgtgaaataaaatattaaatgacccattttgtcaatcctgttaattccctcaggtgatattgaagctttcttagtttaatactcagtttcaaccgagtacaaagatgtagcttgtcataatcttttgtatctcTTGTAGGCACCActcttttttttacagatgagccccttatttagagtaagatacatgcattattaatattattaataatgtggtgaaaattcctgcatttttttaatatcgcaatatatatcacaggaaaaaaaatcgcaatgtcagttttttccaatatcgtgcagccctaaaaCAGTGTACACTGGTCACTGCAATAACTAAATTGCACCTACTTTTAGCTGGCCAGCATGCAAAGTTGACAAAACCCAAAGACACACTACATATGAAATAGTACTGACAATGCCATGAGTAGTGCACACATTTgacatactgtttttttttgtggtaACAGTCGGGTAAAAACCCTTTATTGTTCCAGCTGACTGTGGCCCTGTGCACAGGGTGAGATTCATAAAGGCATGGTTTGACATGATTGGCTTGAAGAAACTACAGTGGCTTACAAACAGCCTTGACCTCAACTCCACTGAACACCTCTGGAATTAATAAGGAAGTCTATtgccttccgctgctgggggatccccgactGCAGTCGACGTGGGTATATTGCAgctcacgcctccttcgacccgcgcacagcccttaacggaaccctttctcacacatacactctgcacagacgcctctctatctgctaatcagggtccttacacagcgtttgaagaccccaggcacctctctatcagtgcctgatctcacaaatTCTATTTTAACTAAACAGGcttaaattcctacagacacacttaaGCATTGTGTGGGGAGCCTTATCAAAAGAGTGGAgacagcgcccaggtggcgcagcgggatattccgctagcacaccagcgcagagattctgaactcctcataactggcagtgcctgcagggcgggatgactggactatgtgggtggggtcttcaaacactgtgtaaggaccctgattagcagaaagagaggcgcctgtgcagagtgcatgggtcacaaagggttctgttaagggaaggaggtgtgagcagcaatatacccaatCGGGGAACCCTAGCAGTGGAatacaaattgactacactaaattgggagaaaatgcataaaatataatagaaaaaaaagagtgGAGTACTTGGATATGAGAGGGAACTTGCTGTTCATAGGTTTGGAACTAGTTCTCCAGTGGGGTAGTGTCCAATAAACCTCTCTTAAACTCTCTTGAACTCTTAAatataatcatttttaaaagcaATAGAGATGTATGAAAGTCCAAAGACCATTTCTtagatataaaaaataataatggcaTAATAATGATTTTAGTAGTTTTCCTGGACACTCCAAAACACTAAACATTTCAAGCTCAATTTCTGACAGATTCACATTATTGTCACATTATTCTTACTTATACAGATCTCTCTTAACTTACCCAGCAATGTGGATGCAGCCTCAACCCCTCCATTATAGACATGCTTTTGTTCTCTGGTTGGGTACATTGTGTTCCATAGGACATGCACATAGAACAAGACCAGATAATAGCCAGTGGAGTTAAAGACCCACCACAGGCTCCAGAGTCTTAGACGTGGCACTTTTACAACATTGCGTAACTCCTTTAGCATCTGAATAAACACAGAGTTCATCCATGATGGGGCTTTCTGGCTGTTTCTATCTCTTGTCTTTTCATTCTCCCCATCAGGTTTAATCTTGGTTAATTCTGACTGTGTGGCTGCTTTTCTTTCCTCCTCCAGGTGCTTTTGGTTAAAAAACAGGCTTCGTTTTGGCCAGGGCAGGCAGATTGAAAGCACCAAGCCGAAAGAGACAAATCCCAGTGAGATGCTGCTCAGTGTGCTGTACGTGATGCCAGCTAGAGACAGGAACAGCTGGCCCATCACCGAACTGGTGAAGACTCCAAACAGCACGGACGAACGTGAGTAGCTGGCCACACGCTGATACATGGCGGCTGGCACCAGGGAGAAGATGTAGGAGGAATAGGCCACACGTGCTGCCATCGTGATGCCATAGAAGAACTCCATGAACTGCATCTCCAGCAAGGAGGTAGACAGCATCAGAAGGAGCCAGATGGCAACATGACTCATGCTTTGCAAGACCAAGACAGGCTTGTAGCGCAGGTAGTCAGTCAGCAGGAACACTGGCACCAGTACAGCCATGTACGAATACGAGAGCACTGGGTTAATCTCATTGGTCACctgcgaaaaaaaaaaaaataacagtaataagcTGAAGCAAAGACATTaatgacatacactatatggacaaatgtATTGGGGCATTTGCACATTACACCTACAGAAGCTGTtatgacatcccattctaaatccataagtgttaatatggagttggtccCCTCTTTGCAgttataacagcttccactctttTGGGAGGGGTTTCTacaaggttttggagtgtgAATGAGGGAATTTTTACCCACTCAACCAgaggagcatttgtgaggtcagacacatATGTTGGATAAGGAAGCCTGCCTCGCAATCTTCATGTTTGATGAGGTTACGGTCAGgattgtgcaggccagtcaaaatcTTCTACAACAAACTAAGCCAACCAAGTTtttggatcttgctttgtgcactgaggCACCGTcatgctaaaataaaaaaaggcctTCAGTATGATGAGACAAAAATCTAACTTGTCTGCCCTGGCTAATACAATTTATATGATGCAACATAGTGGTAGCAGCATCCTGCTATGTTGTGCTTGGTAAAAGCTGAGAGACAgataaatgcagccaaatatagCAACATCCTTAAACTCAAGTGAACTCAAACTCAGACTAAGGCTACAGTTCACCTTTCAACACAACAAGGACTCGAAGCATACAGCCagaacaacactggagtggcttcAGGGCAAGTCTTTGAATGTCCCTGAGTGGCCGAGCCAAAGCCCAAACTTAaaccacagtgaacatgtatgAAGAGAGCTGAAGATGGCAGTTCTGTCACCCACTCCCCAGCACAAATGAGCTTAAGCAAAGGATAAAGTAAAGATTAAACACACACCAAAGAAGATTTGCAGCAGTAATTGCAGCCAAAGGAACTTCTACAAAGTACtgaataaagggtctgaatactttttccagctgttttgtaattaattttcaaaaacattcTAAAAACAAATTGTCACTTTGTTATTATGGGTGCTGAAGTGTTGATTATTGGGTGAAAATGGCAATTTCATCCATTCAAAATACAATCCACAAATAGTCAAGgaatctgaatactttctgaatccaaaATATGCAATTTGAAACACAGTACTTTAATAAATACTGAGTACTACCTGCTTCTACTGCATTCTTTTCTCTCGTTTACAGAACCCAATGTAACTACTACATTTAGGTAACTAGATAACCCAAAATGACAAACAATACATGGTAATTTGCATAGTAGTGCAAGGAAATTATTTCTACATCTAAAATGCAAGTTTCCAAGCACGAGACATCTTCAAGTCTGGCCGCACATGAAAAAGCCACCAAAAAGTTTTTACATGTCAGGCTATGTACACTCCTGGACATCACCATTAATGGAAGACTTTTCAAAAGATTTTGGAATGTCTCTGTGGGACGTGCAATGAACATTAATGTGGATAGACACAagtttttaataggagacaggtctggactggaAATAGGCCACTCCAGAACTTACTCTTATTACAAAGCCTCTTATAACACATGCAGAATATggtttggcattgtcttg contains these protein-coding regions:
- the slc19a1 gene encoding reduced folate transporter — translated: MVESTVCENEKVELKEEQRTNSNSSAKELEEPPEHEPNTNTEKPLAWKWSVMFLCFYGFMVQLKPGEPFITPHLLSTEKNFTIEQVTNEINPVLSYSYMAVLVPVFLLTDYLRYKPVLVLQSMSHVAIWLLLMLSTSLLEMQFMEFFYGITMAARVAYSSYIFSLVPAAMYQRVASYSRSSVLFGVFTSSVMGQLFLSLAGITYSTLSSISLGFVSFGLVLSICLPWPKRSLFFNQKHLEEERKAATQSELTKIKPDGENEKTRDRNSQKAPSWMNSVFIQMLKELRNVVKVPRLRLWSLWWVFNSTGYYLVLFYVHVLWNTMYPTREQKHVYNGGVEAASTLLGAITSFAAGFVKIRWKVWSELVIGVITAAQAGMLLLMHLTGDIWTCYIAYIFFRGFYQFLVPIATFQIASSLTKELCALVFGVNTFLGTILKTIITLIVVDKRGLALPVHSQFLFYFVYFTLLTMLYLGCAAWVITHHYRNERREPTEVSTPIDPVETAQTEKGPLANGTNVRT